One Triticum dicoccoides isolate Atlit2015 ecotype Zavitan chromosome 4B, WEW_v2.0, whole genome shotgun sequence genomic window carries:
- the LOC119292595 gene encoding BTB/POZ and MATH domain-containing protein 2-like, translating into MAAGFYEQLFKFEGTEATDLILDLFHEVVSPAMNEKLTAPVTDLEIETTLFQMGPTKAPGPDGLPAMFYQRHWPLAQRDNLINGVSFGSTSPHITHLLFADDSVVFLEGTQGCNEEDKGALKQTIGIDSEALSERYLGLPTVVGRSKDGSFQYVRESSKGKVSGWKGQDLTSPVSISCSDLPSLFGRRPSPPPRLPTFQGLMALESNSSSRCTTETAKGTHVLEIVGYSLKKGLGIDKFVQSAIFTVGGYDWTIRFYPDGANMSYADCVCVSVSREPTGRGLARASCDLRLVNKDTGLPKSIWFLSQATPTEFDYGNRVFPECGGFIERSELELEASGYIKDDSLTIECVLTVIKQSQVTKTTGSSEIKVSSSNLSDHFGKLLLEGKGSDVTFSVGGKTFAAHKIILVARSHVFEAELYGGMKETKAESITVEDMQPAAFKALLHFVYTDSLPDVGDFGGDDYVEMIRHLLVAADRYAMDRLKLICQNILGKNLAMETLATTLALADHHNCDRLKEVCIEFIASKDEMDALMATQGYSNLKRTFPSVLIDVFEKASRLHKA; encoded by the exons ATGGCAGCAGGGTTCTATGAAcaacttttcaaatttgaaggaacaGAAGCAACAGACCTCATCCTAGATCTTTTCCATGAGGTAGTCTCGCCAGCAATGAATGAGAAGCTCACGGCGCCGGTTACTGATCTTGAAATTGAGACTACTCTATTTCAGATGGGGCCGACAAAGGCGCCGGGGCCGGACGGGCTACCAGCGATGTTCTATCAGCGGCACTGGCCATTG GCTCAAAGAGATAATCTGATAAATGGGGTAAGCTTTGGGAGCACTAGCCCCCATATTACTCATCTTTTATTTGCTGATGACAGTGTGGTCTTCTTGGAAGGAACACAAG GATGTAATGAGGAGGATAAGGGCGCTCTGAAACAAACCATTGGCATTGACTCTGAAGCACTAAGTGAGAGATATCTGGGGCTTCCAACTGTGGTAGGAAGATCAAAAGATGGTTCCTTCCAATATGTCAGAGAAAGCTCAAAGGGTAAAGTGTCGGGATGGAAGGGGCAAG ATCTCACCTCTCCCGTCTCCATCAGCTGCTCAGACCTCCCCTCCCTGTTTGGCCGCCGCCCCTCACCTCCTCCTCGTCTGCCGACTTTCCAAG GGCTGATGGCACTCGAATCCAATTCCTCGTCAAGGTGTACCACGGAGACGGCGAAGGGAACGCATGTCTTGGAGATCGTCGGGTACAGCCTCAAGAAGGGCCTGGGAATCGACAAGTTCGTCCAGTCGGCCATCTTCACCGTCGGCGGCTACGACTGGACCATCCGTTTCTACCCTGACGGAGCCAACATGTCATACGCCGATTGCGTTTGCGTGTCGGTCTCGCGTGAGCCCACGGGCAGGGGGTTGGCGCGGGCATCCTGTGATCTGAGACTGGTTAACAAGGATACTGGGTTGCCAAAGAGTATTTGGTTTCTGTCTCAAGCAACCCCGACAGAGTTCGACTACGGTAATCGTGTTTTCCCAGAATGTGGAGGGTTCATTGAAAGGAGTGAGCTGGAGCTGGAAGCATCAGGCTACATTAAGGATGATAGCCTGACAATTGAATGTGTACTCACAGTCATCAAACAATCACAGGTGACAAAAACAACAGGGAGCTCTGAAATCAAGGTGTCATCGTCCAACTTATCGGATCATTTTGGCAAGCTGTTGTTAGAGGGGAAGGGGTCCGACGTGACATTCAGTGTTGGGGGAAAGACTTTTGCCGCACACAAGATCATACTTGTGGCACGATCACATGTCTTTGAGGCAGAGCTGTATGGAGGGATGAAGGAAACAAAGGCAGAGTCCATTACAGTTGAAGACATGCAGCCTGCTGCTTTCAAGGCCTTGCTGCATTTCGTATATACCGATTCATTGCCTGACGTGGGTGATTTTGGTGGTGATGATTACGTTGAGATGATCCGGCATTTACTTGTGGCTGCAGATAGATATGCCATGGACAGGCTGAAGTTGATATGCCAAAACATCCTCGGTAAAAACCTTGCCATGGAGACTCTGGCAACTACATTGGCTTTAGCTGATCACCATAACTGTGACAGGCTTAAGGAAGTGTGCATTGAATTTATTGCCTCTAAGGATGAGATGGATGCCTTGATGGCAACCCAAGGTTACAGTAATCTCAAAAGAACTTTCCCTTCTGTCTTAATAGACGTGTTCGAGAAGGCAAGTAGGTTGCACAAAGCATAG